Within Agarivorans litoreus, the genomic segment GACAACAGGAAGCATAAGGGCCTCATTTTCTAGAATAAATGACATGACAAAGGCTCATGGTTAATTCACCATGAGCCTTTTGTTCATAATTATAACAACTTAACTGCGATCTAGCGCAATTAACTTACCACTTCGTGTTTGAAGGATAATTTTGTCGGAGGTTACCACAGGCGCAACATATAAGCCGCTTTTATCTACTAACATTTTGCTAGCAAACTCGCCGGTTTCACGATCAAGCCAATATAAGTAGCCTTCGCTGTCCCCTACTAATACCTTATTTCCGTCTACTGCGGGTGCAGTAACGATACGGTAAGACAAAGCACCTTGGGTCCATTTCTCTATGCCGTTGTTGCGCTCAATGCTATAAACATTGTCACTAACGTCAGTAACAAATAGGTTTAAACCCGAAGAAGCAATATTCTGGTAGGCAGAATAACTGCGCTTCCATTCTTCTTCGCCACTGCGTAAATTAACCGAAATAAGGTTTCCGTTGTAAGCAACCGCATAGAGCTGAGAGCCAATCAAGGCTGGCTTACTATCCACATCTACAATTCGGTCAATCTCAGTAGACCCCTTAGGCTGGGCTAACTTTGTTTCAAACAGCAATTGACCACTTTCTAAAAGATACAGGCCAATTTTACCGTCACTACGACCTAAAATTATCGCGCCGTTAGAAATAATAGGTGGCGCTTTGCTGCGCAACGACA encodes:
- the bamB gene encoding outer membrane protein assembly factor BamB — encoded protein: MVKAWRVASFACLLVGLSACSLFNSEEDVVQMAPVPEFENQFTVGKQWETRVGKGVDDYFSALSPVVAYDSVFAAARYGQVRAFDLNGKRLWDQDLSRVESNNRFSGNTPNARVSGGLTAAYRRIYLGTENADVFALNAETGEIVWQAEVAGEVLAAPAVEDSLVVVITSNGHLVALDAHSGEQKWDIKIDQPALSLRSKAPPIISNGAIILGRSDGKIGLYLLESGQLLFETKLAQPKGSTEIDRIVDVDSKPALIGSQLYAVAYNGNLISVNLRSGEEEWKRSYSAYQNIASSGLNLFVTDVSDNVYSIERNNGIEKWTQGALSYRIVTAPAVDGNKVLVGDSEGYLYWLDRETGEFASKMLVDKSGLYVAPVVTSDKIILQTRSGKLIALDRS